Proteins encoded together in one Triticum dicoccoides isolate Atlit2015 ecotype Zavitan chromosome 7B, WEW_v2.0, whole genome shotgun sequence window:
- the LOC119341354 gene encoding pentatricopeptide repeat-containing protein At2g03880, mitochondrial-like, translating to MRSLFNRLPCKRLAAARRSRRCLHSHTQPHPLLATFSRLCDDGPLPAALALLPDLASAGVRADPISLCRLIKLCVRHGTANDGRLIHDHVSRTANSGGEAPHTGLFVSNSLISMYAKFGLLHDALELFGGMPHRNVVSWTTVVAALANAGGRKQEALRFLVDMKRDGVAPNSYTYSSVLGACGTPGVLAAVHGSIVKVGLDSDVFVRSSLIDAYMKLGDLDSGRGVFDEMVTRDLVVWNSIIAGFAQSGDGVGAVELFMRMKESGFSANQGTLTSVLRACTGMVMLDLGRQVHAHVLKYERDLILHNALLDMYCKCGSLQEADALFSRMPGRDVISWSTMVSGLAQNGRSAEALKVFNLMQSEGPTPNRITMVGVLFACSHAGLVEDGWYYFRSMEKLFGFQPEREHCNCIVDLLGRAGKLDEAVKFISEMKFEPDSVIWRTLLGACRMHKNANLAAYAAREILKLEPEDQGARILLSNTYADLRQWLDAEKSWKVMRNQGAKKEPGLSWIELGKQVHVFIAGELSHPCSAGIVQELNRLIRRVTDLGYVPLTEFVLQDLESEQKEDLLKYHSEKLAVAFAMMNSMKGKPVRIMKNLRICGDCHSFVKLVSKSEGKVIIIRDPVRFHHFQDGVCSCGDYW from the coding sequence ATGAGATCGCTGTTCAACCGCCTCCCTTGCAAGCGTCTCGCCGCAGCTCGCCGGAGTCGCCGCTGCCTCCACTCCCACACCCAACCGCACCCTCTCCTCGCAACCTTCTCCCGCCTCTGCGACGATGGCCCCCTCCCGGCCGCGCTCGCGCTGCTCCCCGACCTCGCCTCGGCCGGCGTCCGCGCGGACCCCATCTCGCTCTGCCGCCTCATCAAGCTCTGCGTCCGCCACGGCACGGCCAACGACGGCCGCCTCATCCATGACCATGTCTCCCGCACGGCCAACAGTGGAGGAGAAGCGCCCCACACCGGCCTCTTCGTGTCCAACTCCCTCATCTCCATGTACGCCAAGTTCGGCTTGCTCCATGACGCGCTCGAGCTGTTCGGCGGAATGCCTCACAGGAACGTCGTCTCTTGGACGACCGTCGTCGCGGCGCTGGCCAATGCAGGCGGGAGGAAGCAGGAGGCCCTCAGGTTTCTTGTGGACATGAAGAGGGACGGTGTGGCTCCCAACAGTTACACATACTCTAGTGTTCTTGGTGCCTGCGGCACACCTGGGGTGCTCGCAGCTGTCCACGGGAGCATTGTTAAGGTCGGGCTGGATTCGGATGTGTTTGTGCGGAGCTCCTTGATTGATGCTTATATGAAGCTTGGAGATTTGGACAGCGGGCGCGGGGTCTTTGACGAGATGGTCACCCGTGATTTGGTTGTGTGGAATTCGATCATCGCGGGGTTCGCACAGAGTGGTGATGGTGTTGGGGCGGTAGAATTGTTCATGAGGATGAAGGAGTCTGGTTTCTCAGCCAACCAGGGTACCTTGACCAGTGTCCTCCGGGCGTGCACCGGGATGGTCATGCTCGACTTGGGAAGGCAGGTACATGCTCATGTGCTCAAGTATGAGAGGGACTTGATTCTGCACAATGCACTTCTGGACATGTACTGCAAATGTGGGAGCTTGCAGGAGGCAGACGCCTTGTTCAGCAGAATGCCTGGTAGGGATGTGATCTCATGGAGCACCATGGTCTCTGGTTTGGCGCAGAATGGGAGAAGCGCCGAGGCGCTGAAGGTTTTCAACTTGATGCAATCTGAAGGACCTACACCAAACCGTATAACAATGGTTGGAGTTCTGTTTGCATGCAGTCATGCTGGCTTGGTGGAAGATGGTTGGTATTACTTTAGGTCCATGGAGAAGCTCTTTGGCTTTCAGCCTGAGAGGGAGCATTGCAACTGCATCGTTGATCTCCTTGGTCGGGCAGGGAAGCTTGACGAAGCTGTGAAGTTCATCAGTGAGATGAAATTTGAGCCGGACTCGGTCATATGGAGAACTCTTCTTGGGGCATGCAGAATGCACAAAAACGCTAACCTTGCAGCATATGCAGCAAGGGAGATCCTTAAACTTGAGCCGGAAGACCAAGGTGCACGCATATTGTTGTCAAATACATATGCTGATTTGCGACAATGGTTAGATGCCGAGAAGTCATGGAAGGTGATGAGAAACCAAGGGGCCAAAAAAGAGCCTGGGCTCAGCTGGATCGAGCTGGGGAAACAAGTCCATGTGTTCATTGCTGGTGAATTGTCACACCCATGCTCAGCTGGCATAGTTCAGGAACTGAACCGACTAATCAGGCGGGTCACTGACCTCGGTTATGTCCCGCTGACAGAGTTTGTGCTGCAGGATCTTGAGAGTGAGCAGAAGGAAGATCTGCTGAAATATCACAGCGAGAAACTGGCTGTTGCATTTGCAATGATGAATTCAATGAAGGGGAAGCCTGTAAGGATCATGAAGAACCTCAGGATCTGTGGTGACTGCCACTCATTCGTGAAGCTCGTCTCCAAGAGTGAAGGCAAGGTGATCATAATCAGGGACCCGGTTCGGTTCCACCATTTCCAGGATGGAGTTTGCTCATGTGGCGACTATTGGTAG
- the LOC119341355 gene encoding uncharacterized protein LOC119341355 gives MSVRIKAVVDRFVKELKEALDADIQDRVMREREMQSYIEEREREVAEREAAWKAELSRREAEIARQEARLKMERENLEKEKSVLMGTASNQDNQDGALEITVSGEKYRCLRFSKAKK, from the exons ATGTCGGTGCGGATAAAGGCGGTGGTGGACAGGTTCGTGAAGGAGCTCAAGGAGGCGCTGGACGCGGACATCCAAGACCGCGTCATGAGGGAGCGCGAGATGCAGAGCTACATCGAGGAGCGCGAGCGCGAGGTCGCCGAGCGGGAGGCCGCGTGGAAGGCCGAGCTCTCCCGCCGCGAG GCTGAAATTGCACGGCAAGAGGCAAGGCTTAAAATGGAAAGGGAGAATCTGGAGAAAGAAAAGAGTGTCCTGATGGGAACTGCTTCGAATCAGGATAACCAAGACGGAGCCCTTGAGATCACAGTTAGCGGTGAGAAGTATAGGTGCCTGCGCTTCTCCAAGGCGAAGAAGTGA